The stretch of DNA CGGCCGTTCCTGCCCGGCTGGCCGGAAGAGGGCGCCAACCCGGCACCCAACGCCGCCGCCGCTCCCGACCACCCCCTGTACGGCCAGACCGTCGTGTTCACCGGAGAGTTGGCGATTCCGCGGCCTGAGGCGAAGATCCGCTCGGCCGAGCTTGGCGCCAGGCCAGAAAGCCGGGTCACGGCCCGGACCACGGTCCTGGTGGTGGGGGACGGGTTCGTGGCCGCGGACCTGCGCTCCGGCAGGCTCACCGGCAAGGCACGCCGTGTCCTGGAACTGCACGAACGCGGGCAACGCATTGAAGTCCTGTCCGAAGGCGAATTCCTGCAGATGGTGGGAGGCCACGTGGCCTCTGCGGCCCGGGCCTGAGCCCCGGCGGGCCGCGGCCCGAGTCCCACCGCCGCCTGTGGCAGCGCTGTCCGCCGGCGCCGCGGGGCGCCGCCCGCCGTCACCCGGCGCAACAAACATTTCCTCGCGGCACGTGTTCTCCTAGCCTTGCACCATGAGCAAACTGATCGATGCACAGACGCCTGCCGTTGCCTCGCACGGCGGAATCGATTGGCGCAAGGTCTTCGCGTTCCCGAACCCGGTGAACGAGTATTCAGCACGCATCACGGCCGGACTCGTTGTGGTGCTGTCCGTCGCGACCCTGGTGACCGGCCTGCTGACCGGCCTTGGCTGGGGGCTGGCCGTCATCGCCCTCGGGTTCTGGCTGCGGGTGCTGTTCGGCCCCCGGATCTCGCCCTTCGGGATACTCTCCGTCAAGGTCCTCACCCCTATCCTCGGAAAGAAACGCCTGGTCGCGGGGCCCCCGAAGCGCTTCGCGCAGGGCATCGGCGCCGCCATATCCACCGCCGCAGCGATCCTTTTCGCCGCCGGCCTGGCGCCGGGGGCGTGGATCCTGCTCGCAATCCTGATCGTCGCGGCCTCGCTGGAATCGTTTGCCGGCTTCTGCCTTGGCTGCACCATCTTCGGTTTCCTGCAGCGCCGCGGCTTCATCCCCGAAGACATCTGCGAGGCCTGCAACAACATTTCGCTGCGCCGCGCCTGACGCCCGCTTCCTGGGCCCCGTGCTCAGGCGCCGGTCACAAGCGCCAGCTGTTCCGCCATGCCCCGGATGACCTCCGGGGCTTCGAGCGTCTGCAGCCACCCCGCCGGCAGGCATTCCTCGCCGTAGAACGTGCCCAGGATGTTCCCAGCAATCGAGGCGGTGGAATCGCTGTCCCCGCTGTGGTTCACCGCGACGGCGATCGCCGCACGGAAGTGGGCCTCCGGACGGCCGGAAACCGCCGCCGTCGGGTCCGGTTCAGTTGCCAGCACCGCGTAGACGGCGACGGCGAGTGCCTCCTCGGCCACCCAGCCTTCGCCCAGTTCCCGCACCAGTTCCTCCGGGCTGAGCAGTCCGCGGGCGGCCGGGTTTCCGGGCTGTCCGGGCTGCGCGGCCAGGCGCAGTGCCCCCTCCAGCCGTTCGAGCAACGCCGCGTCCGGGGACTCGTTCCTGCCCAGGTTTCCGGCCCGCAGGTGTCCGAGCGCGTAGTCCGCGGCTTCACGCAGGCCGCGGCCGGCCGTCAGGGAGTGGATCATCAGGCTCAGGGCGCCCGAACTCTGCCGGGCAGCGGGGTGGCCGTGGGTCAGGGACGCCGCGTCGGCACTGATTTTATAGACGGATTCCGGCGCGATGTAGGGGATCAGGCCGAACGGCGCGGAGCGCATCACCGTGCCGCAGCCCTTCGACTCCGGATTGACCGGCCGGTACACCGTGCCCATTTCGCCGCTGGCGAGGCCGCTCAGGACCGTGCTGCCCGGGGCACGGCGGTGTTTGAGCACTTCGTGCGTGTCAATCCAGCGGGGCGGCTGCACCGGGGCCGACGGCGGGAGGGGCACACCCTGGGTGCCGAGCCAGCGCAGGTACGCAAGCCACAGGCAGGCGTTGGTATCCGCGCCGACCCCCGAGTTGGCCCATTCGAGCGCCTCCACGAGGCCATCAACGGTGTAGAGCGTCATCTGGGTGTCGTCGGAAAAGTGGCTGCCGCCGTCGAGCGCCGCAAAGTCCTGCAGCCCCGCGGGGCCGAACCTGGCCCGGATGGCGGTGATGTCATCGAATTCGACGGCGTACCCCAGTGAGTCACCCAGTGCGCCACCGAGCAGGCAGCCGTGGATGCGGGACCCGTGGGACAGCACGGGTGGGGTCGGCGCAGACGGCAGGGGACGTGGCGCAGGGGTGGTGCCGGGCTCGGTGCTCATGCCTTCAAATTTACCCCGGTCCCGCGACGCCGGGCGCCGGGTAGGGTGCTGTTGGACCGGCAGGGTGCCGTCAGGCCGAGCAGAGGAAGACCAGCAGATGCGCGAACCAGCGTGGCGGAAGACCGGAAACACCCCCGACTACAGGTTCTCCCTGGCCAACGAACGCACTTTCCTGGCCTGGATCAGGACCTCGCTTGCCCTCATCGCCGGTGCCCTGGCGATTGACCAACTGGCCCCGTCCATTGCTCCCGGCCCGGTCCGGATTGCCCTGTGCGTCGTGCTGGCGGTCCTGGGAGCAGGCCTGGCCGCGCTCGCCTACCACCGCTGGGGCCAGATGGAGGCGGCCATGCGGAACAACCGGGAGCTGCCGTTCTCCGGCTTGATGCTGGTGATGACCATTGGGGTGGCAGCCGCGGCCTTCACCTTTGCCGTCCTGATCCTGGTGGCGCGTTGAGCGCAGGGCCCCGCCGGGACCCCGGGCTCCAGCCCGAGCGGACCTCCCTGGCCTGGCGCCGGACGGTACTGGCCCTGGTCGTGGTGGACCTGCTGGTCTGGCGCAGCTGGGCGCTTGCGGTAACCCGGGCCGCTCCTGGTTCCGCCGCCGGAGCCCCGGATTACCTGGGGATCTGCGCGCTGACCGCGATGGCGGCCACCGTCGTCCTCTGCCTGTGCGTGCTGGCCCGCGGCAGGGAACTCCGGAGTTCCTCGGCGGCGCCCCGGGCGGCGCTGATGCGCTGGGCGGCCGCCGCCGTCGTCGTCCTGGCCGGCAGCGCCGTCGCCGCGGTGGCACTGGGACGCTGAGCCCGGACCCAGCGAACGTCCAGAATTCGCTGGCAGACTGCTCGCGGACCGAACTTCCGGACGGCAGTACACCGCGCGCCCGGACCGCGGCCGGCTGCGGGCCGAAAGCCCGGGACGCCGCACACCCCAAACAAAGGAATTACCGACCATGAGCACGCCTGTGTCAGCCCCCGTGACGGGCGGCATCAAGCCGTCCGCCGCCCGCGACGATTCGCCCCGGCCCGGATTTGTGGCCCGGCTGTCCGCCGAGGCCCTCGGGACACTGTTCGTGGTGGTCGCAGGCCTGGGCGTACCGCTGTTCACGATTCCGCAGTCCAACCCGCTGCCCGCTTCCCTTGCGGCAGGCCTGGCGCTGACGGCGGCCATGCTGGCGTTCGGCTACCTCTCCGGCGGCCACTTCAACCCGGCGGTCACGGTGGGCAACGCCATTGCGGGCCGCATCCGGCTGACCGAAGCCGCAGCCTACCTCGGTGCGCAGCTGGTCGGCGCCCTGCTTGGCGCCGTCACCCTCTTCGCCATCCTGCGCACCATCCCCAAGATCAGCGACTCCCGGGCCGCCTTTGACACCGTCACGGCCGGCTTCGGCGAACACTCCATCACCCAGGCCCCGATGGCCGGCGTGCTGCTCGTGGAGGTCCTCGGCGCCGCCCTGCTCGTCGCGGTCTACCTCGGCACCACCTCGCGCCACAACCCGTCCAGGGCGGCGGCTCCGTTCGCCGTCGGCCTGACCACGGCCGTGCTGCTGCAGCTCGGGCAGGCGATCGGCAACGACCCCTTCAACCCGGCCCGCGCCACCGCCTCCGCCCTCTTCAGCAACGTGGACTCGCTCGGACAGCTGTGGCTCTTCTGGGTCGCCCCCGTGGTCGGTGCCGCGCTCGCGGGACTGGTCTTCCGCGGCTTCGCGCAGACCGCCGCGCAGCTGCAGCCGGCCGTTCCGAACGCCGTGCCGGACGAGGATGACGGCGAGGAGGACGCCGCCGGGGCGCGCGCCGCCGCTGCTCCGGCCCCGGCACAGGATTCCCGGACGGCGGACGGTGACGAGGCCCGCGACTTCTTTGACAAGCGCGGGGTGTAACAGCCTCTCCAAACAACGCGGGGATCCTTGGCGCCCATCCGGGGCCCCGGGATGGGCCGTAGCTGACCCCGCGTTGCCTTGGAGTCCGGCTGCGCAAAACTGTCCGTGGCAGCCGATACCGTAGAGGCATGCGGCTATTGCACACCTCGGACTGGCACCTGGGCCGGTCATTCCACGGCGTCGGGATGCTCGATGCGCAGCGCGCCTACGTAGACCAGCTCGTCAGTTTCGTCCGTGACGAGTCGGTCGACGTCGTCCTGATCGCGGGAGACGTCTATGACCGCGCCCTGCCCGGGGTCGACGTCGTGGGCCTGCTCGACGACGCCCTGGTGCGCCTCACGGGCGCCGGCGCCCAGGTGGTGCTGACCAGCGGGAACCACGATTCGGCGATCCGGCTAGGGTTCGCGTCCCGGCTGCTGGAGCGCGGGGGAGTGCACCTGCGCACCCGGCTGGCCGAACTGGACAAACCGGTGCTGTTTCCGCTCGACGCCGGCGCCGGGGACGGCTCCGATGACGGTCCCGTGCTGGCCGTCTATGGCATTCCCTGGCTGGAACCCCGGCTCGTCGCCGAACAGCTGGGTGTCGGGACGGCCAGCCATTTCGAGGTGACGCGCGCCGCCACGGCCCTCATCCGGGACGATCTGGGCGTTCGTTCCAAGACGCGGACCGTCCACTCCGTGGTCCTGGCCCACACCTTCGCGAGCGGCGGGATCAGCTCGGACAGCGAACGGGACCTGAGCATCGGCGGCGTCGGCGCCGTGCCGCTGGATCTCTTCGACGGTTTCGGCTACACCGCGCTCGGACACCTGCACGGCCGGCAGGAGCTCTCGGCCGCCGTGCGCTACTCGGGATCCCCGCTCGCCTACTCCTTCTCCGAAGCGAAGCACAAGAAGGGCGGCTGGCTCGTGGAAGTCGACGCCTCGGGCGTCACCGGGGTCACCGAGGTGCTCTGGGAGGCGCCACGGACCCTGGCCGTGCTGCGGGGCAGGATCGAGGATCTGCTCTCGGCCGAGGAATTCGGCTGGGCGGAAGATGCCTACTGCCAGATCACCCTTACGGACGCCCAGCGTCCCGCGCAGGCCATGGAACGGCTGCGCGCACGTTTCCCGGACACCCTGGTGCTCGGGTTCGACCCCGAAGGCGCGGCTGCGACGGCCAGGACCAGCTACAGCAGCCGGCTCGCCGAGGCCGACGACGACCTGTCCATCTGCTGCGGCTTCCTTGAGCATGTCCGTGGCCGGGGTGCCGACGACGCCGAAGCGGCTGTCCTCGGGCAAGCGCTGGAAGCCGTCCGGCTCGAAGGGATTTCCCTGTGAGGATCCACCGCCTCGAGATTTCCGCGTTCGGCCCGTTCGCCGGGACCGAGAGCATCGACTTTGACCGGCTCAGCACACACGGACTTTTCCTGTTGAACGGGCCCACCGGGGCCGGTAAAACCAGTGTCCTCGACGCCATCTGCTTCGCCTTGTACGGTTCGGTGCCCGGAGCCCGGCAGGACGGCAAGCGGCTGCGCAGCGACCACGCCGAAGCCGCTGCCGAACCGCGGGTCACCTGCGAGTTCTCGGCAAAGGGCCGCCACTTTGAGGTGTCCCGGTCTCCCGCCTGGGACAAGCCCAGTGCCAGGGGGAAAAACGGATTCACGCTCCAGCAGGCCAACACGCTGCTGCGCGAGCGCATCGACGGCGCGTGGGTGGAAAAGTCCGGCCGGAACGACGAGGCCGGGGCGGAGATCACCGACGTCCTTGGCATGAACCGGGAACAGTTCACCCGGGTCGTTATGCTGCCGCAGGGCGACTTCGCGGCCTTCCTCCGGTCCAAGGCCACAGACCGCCTCGAGCTGCTCCAAAGCCTGTTCGGCACCCAGCGCTTCGAAGCCGTCGAACAGGAACTGGCCCGGAAGGCACTGGCGGCCAGGGCCGAAGTCGGCAGCCTTAACAACCAGCTGGAACTGTTGCTCGCCCAGGCAGAGGCCGAGACCGCGGCCCTCGGGCTGGACACGGCCGATGTTCCGGACCGGGAAGACGCCGAGGCGCTGCTGGCCTGGCTGGAGGCCGGTGCCGCCGCCGCCGCGCGGGAGCGGCACTCGGCCGCGGCGGAAGCGGAGGCAGCCAGGGCCGGACACGCGGCGGCCCTCGATGCGGCCACAGCCCGCGCCGCACGCCAGGCCAGGCTCGCCGCCGCGGAACGACGGCGGTCCGACGCCGAGGCTGCCGCGCCCGTCCTCGCCGGCAAAACCGCCCAGCTGGGTCTGCACCGCAAGGCAGAGGTACTCGGCGGACAGCTGCAAGCCGCGGAAAGCGCCGAAGCTTCCGAGGCCCTGGCATCCCAGGCCATGGCTGAGGCAGCCGAGGAGCTGCGGGCCGCGGCACTCACGGATCCCGAACTCACCGGCCTCGACCTCGCCGACGGCGACGCCGCCGGTTCGCGCACTGACGGCACGGCGCTGCGGAGCACCCTGGGACGCCTGCGCTCGGTGCGGGCGGTGCTGGAGGAACGGTTGCCGGATGAGTCCAGGCTCGCTGAGCTGATGGACCGCGCCGGCCAGCTGCGCAAGTCGCTGGAGCAGTTCACCTCGGAACGCCGTTCGGGTGCCGCAACTCTGGAGGCTTTGCGGGCGGAATCGGCCGGGCTGCTCGCCGGGCTCCGTCCGCTCGAGGAACTCGCGGCAGAGGTCCAGCTGCGCGCCAAGGAGGCGGCTGCGGCCGAGGAACTCGTCGCCCTGGTCGGTCGCTATGCTGCGGCCGAGGCGGTGTGTGCGGGGGT from Arthrobacter sp. PAMC25564 encodes:
- a CDS encoding exonuclease SbcCD subunit D, giving the protein MRLLHTSDWHLGRSFHGVGMLDAQRAYVDQLVSFVRDESVDVVLIAGDVYDRALPGVDVVGLLDDALVRLTGAGAQVVLTSGNHDSAIRLGFASRLLERGGVHLRTRLAELDKPVLFPLDAGAGDGSDDGPVLAVYGIPWLEPRLVAEQLGVGTASHFEVTRAATALIRDDLGVRSKTRTVHSVVLAHTFASGGISSDSERDLSIGGVGAVPLDLFDGFGYTALGHLHGRQELSAAVRYSGSPLAYSFSEAKHKKGGWLVEVDASGVTGVTEVLWEAPRTLAVLRGRIEDLLSAEEFGWAEDAYCQITLTDAQRPAQAMERLRARFPDTLVLGFDPEGAAATARTSYSSRLAEADDDLSICCGFLEHVRGRGADDAEAAVLGQALEAVRLEGISL
- a CDS encoding DUF202 domain-containing protein; this translates as MREPAWRKTGNTPDYRFSLANERTFLAWIRTSLALIAGALAIDQLAPSIAPGPVRIALCVVLAVLGAGLAALAYHRWGQMEAAMRNNRELPFSGLMLVMTIGVAAAAFTFAVLILVAR
- a CDS encoding DUF202 domain-containing protein; translation: MSAGPRRDPGLQPERTSLAWRRTVLALVVVDLLVWRSWALAVTRAAPGSAAGAPDYLGICALTAMAATVVLCLCVLARGRELRSSSAAPRAALMRWAAAAVVVLAGSAVAAVALGR
- a CDS encoding ADP-ribosylglycohydrolase family protein, producing the protein MSTEPGTTPAPRPLPSAPTPPVLSHGSRIHGCLLGGALGDSLGYAVEFDDITAIRARFGPAGLQDFAALDGGSHFSDDTQMTLYTVDGLVEALEWANSGVGADTNACLWLAYLRWLGTQGVPLPPSAPVQPPRWIDTHEVLKHRRAPGSTVLSGLASGEMGTVYRPVNPESKGCGTVMRSAPFGLIPYIAPESVYKISADAASLTHGHPAARQSSGALSLMIHSLTAGRGLREAADYALGHLRAGNLGRNESPDAALLERLEGALRLAAQPGQPGNPAARGLLSPEELVRELGEGWVAEEALAVAVYAVLATEPDPTAAVSGRPEAHFRAAIAVAVNHSGDSDSTASIAGNILGTFYGEECLPAGWLQTLEAPEVIRGMAEQLALVTGA
- a CDS encoding aquaporin encodes the protein MSTPVSAPVTGGIKPSAARDDSPRPGFVARLSAEALGTLFVVVAGLGVPLFTIPQSNPLPASLAAGLALTAAMLAFGYLSGGHFNPAVTVGNAIAGRIRLTEAAAYLGAQLVGALLGAVTLFAILRTIPKISDSRAAFDTVTAGFGEHSITQAPMAGVLLVEVLGAALLVAVYLGTTSRHNPSRAAAPFAVGLTTAVLLQLGQAIGNDPFNPARATASALFSNVDSLGQLWLFWVAPVVGAALAGLVFRGFAQTAAQLQPAVPNAVPDEDDGEEDAAGARAAAAPAPAQDSRTADGDEARDFFDKRGV
- a CDS encoding DUF4395 domain-containing protein; its protein translation is MSKLIDAQTPAVASHGGIDWRKVFAFPNPVNEYSARITAGLVVVLSVATLVTGLLTGLGWGLAVIALGFWLRVLFGPRISPFGILSVKVLTPILGKKRLVAGPPKRFAQGIGAAISTAAAILFAAGLAPGAWILLAILIVAASLESFAGFCLGCTIFGFLQRRGFIPEDICEACNNISLRRA